From the genome of Setaria viridis chromosome 1, Setaria_viridis_v4.0, whole genome shotgun sequence:
AACCCGACTCGGACGCGGAGAACAACAGCGTGCGGAGAGGTCCGGATGCTCGGCACGTTCCCTCGGCCTCCTCCCCACGCGCCCTGCGGCCGATTCGAGCAATGGACGGCGCGCCGTCGTGACACTCCGACGAACCCACGGGCTCCGCTACTCCGTCAAGTGACGCGATCCGAACCGGCCCCGGCTCGACAGCAGATTCAGAATCTGGCAGCGCCAGCGGACGTCACGCCTGCGCACAGTGCACGGGCCACGGGAGGATAGGACGCCGACACCCACTCCCCTCCGACCCCGAACCCGACGCGGAAATACAACCGCCGTGTAGCGTCGGCGAGATCGCCTGGCACCGGCGCTTTTGGAAACCCGATCTTGCTGAACGCGCCGGCTATTTTTGGCAACCTTGCGGTCGGAAGTCGGAACGCAGAGTCGGATTCCCATCTGGCCAGATCGAGCGTGTGATACGACGAGGCGCATGCGCGCGTGCATAAATAGGACGGGGGCGCAAGCGCGACGTAACCACGGCACTTTCTttcctccaggctccagcgtCCTGCCTTCCTCTGCttcttgcgccgccgccaccaccaccaccgcaccacACGGCCGGGATCTTCTTTTCGGcgtctctcgctcgctcgcttgcTCTCTCGGCGATGGAGATCTTGGATCCCTTCGCCCACGAGCTGCTCGCTGGCCCTCCGCCCCCCACCTTCGACTTCTCCCCCGGCGTCGGCGACGCCGGCATGAGCATGGACATCGCGCAGCTCGACGACTACCTCCGCGCCATCGGCGTGCTCCCTCCTCTTCCGCCAGCTGCAGCTCACGTCGACGCCCACGTCCAGCCGCAGGCCGCGCCACTGCCGGCGCACTCAGCTGCTTCGTCCCACGACGACGGTTCCGCGGCCGCCCTGGACGCCTACGACAGCGACATCGACGCCAGCCTCCGCGCCACAGAGACTGACGCCAGGGAGCGGCCCTCACCGGGCTACCTCGACCCCGCAcggggcagcggcggcctgggcccggcggcggcgcgcgccgccctGGTCGCGTGGATGTCCAGCTTCGCCCTTTACTTCGGCGTCGGCCCCGCCGCTCTCCACCGCGCCGTCTCCTACGCCGACCGGTTCCTCTCGGCGGGAGCCGTCATCACGAtcggcgccgccgacgtcgagTACCGGCTCCGCCTCCTGGGCGCGGCGGCCGTCTACGCCGCGGCGAAGCACGAGGACAGCGGCACCGCGCGGAGGGTGAACGCGCGGGACATCGCCGCCCGCTGCGGGTTCGCGGCGTggcaggaggtggtggccgcGGAGCGCGCCCTGCTCGCGGCGCTCGGGTACCGGCTCGGCGGGCCCACGGCGCACACTTTCGTGGAGCACTTCACGAGGCACGCCGGCATGGGGGAGGGAGGTCTGGagctgcggcgcgcggcgcaCGCGATCGCCGGCTCGTCGCTGATCGACCACCGCTGCCTGAGGCTCCTGCCGtcggccgtcgcggcggcggcgattctGCTGGCGAGGATGTCGCTGGAGCCGGCGCACGACCGGGAGCAGGTGCGGAGGTGGGGCAGGGAGCTCGAGGAGCTGACGGGGTACAAGCCCATGGACGTGTACGAGGGCCTGCACTGCATGTACGAGATGATGCCTGAATATCCAGGGTTCGTGATCTCTCCACTGCTCTTCGCGGATCCGAGCTAGCAGCCTAGCCTACTGTAGAACTAGCACGAATTCGGCCGAGCAGAAGCGCTGGCTGCAGTTGCAGTTTTTGTGTATTGAAATCCAGCTTTGTAATGTTTCATATCTCGCTACTGGAGCATCGACTTTTAATACTGGTTGGTAACCTGTACCGGTCAGTCTAACTCGTACTAAATGCACCATTTAGTAGTGGGGTAatatcaaccggtactaaactgaaACTACGAGTCACGTCGCGTTGTTGCCCGACGTCAGTTTAATACCGGTTGGTTTTATTAATCggtactaaagtttattccttttcccttttttaccCTTTTATTTTAATTCGTATTCGTATTATACCAAACCATTCAAATCCATCATTACCACTCAATAGTTTGTACATGgtcttagagagaacaagtttaAATTTATAAGAAAACGGTACGGTAGgagtacatccatgcatgctacatatttaataattcGCTTCGCTTATGTAGATATGCCACATAGCTTAAGTCTCCAATCGtaaagcctagaacttcatcaatataagttagagcatgaattagtgcactctctagcgCTTCACAAGGACGATCACATGcactactataaatctcgaacaatggaaACGATATCAACTAAAATGGCccgtagaaagtgagatgaacCTGGAGCTTCAAATCTCTGGTGCGTATCGGGTTTCCATCggtgtaactataattcaacatATCCAAGATTTGAGCTAGAATCGCATGGAAACTCATTGCCGCCAAGATTTGACCAAagacatcctaaaagaagatAATAACGtgataaaattttaaaaatgtaatataattaaagataaaaggatgaATAGATATGTTCCATACTatgtcatgttgattcagctgacaaagcctctcagtagtcctagtcacattgctttctccctcctcgagcgtctttattcgaaaatatgagaagtctggCACAAGTACCCATAATTATTAACCTGTTGTAGGCAGGCCTCCATGGCGGTCTTTTCAAAGTTTACCCTACTTGGTGCTAATTGATCCCATGCGGTAATTGAAACCATCGGTACCCCCATCCGGTTGGCATGTGTTTctcgaacaggtacttgaaaacagatttttactcttttaaaattctgTGAACCAACTATCTCGGATTGCACTAAAAGACAAATACCACCTAGAACTTCGACAACATCTTTCAGCCATCTAATATTGtcgataagctacattgtatgtaagtaaatttaggaaTTGTTCATGTGTAATaaaaaatcaattacaagaaggaaagaatattactgttggggggaaatattaacgatcccctaagcAACATTTAAGGAAGCAAACGcagaaggcccaggcccaccaagacGTGaccaaaactccgcctcgcccgatcaagacgccaggatcgggaacggccgacccccctccgcaaggaatccgcctcgcccgaccgcgaccccagggtcgggggcgcccgaccctgtGCCACGaaaagttccgcctcgtccgaccccaagcgaaggaGTCGGGCACGCTGGGGCCCACGGGGCCGGAACCCCCCTCGGATGCGATCCACATGagcaagacagacaaaatccagtgggtccccctgtcggcctcgccataaatgcgccgcaggtctGGCAaagggcagggcgaccgcgcccctcacgcaacccagcgcaagtacccgtgcacgaccgccctgtgcaggctacagtgccggcggccggctcccattcgccgcagggtactcatggcctgtgCCGACCGAAGCAAGAGAGAGAGCAGCCagtcctcgggccccgcacgCCCTCGGGTCCCACGCACCCAGCAGTACGGATGTGACGCTCTCCCTCTCAACAGCCATCGCCTGAGcagcggcatccaccgtcctccctaacggacgctggggtaacgacggagcgccctcatcatgacctgATACCTACGAGCATCGAAGTAGCTATCTGCGGGGAGCAACAACACTTGGCGCCCGgcgacctccccctccggcatgcacgccggcacGCGTCTAGGGTCGGCAGGGCATCGGACGCCTAGGATCtcgctcctccttcctgccataCCTCTTACCTTtttacgctttactctttacaaacctttttacccgatcccaattgtaactccggccatccccttgcgatataaaaggaggaacccggGGCCGGAGAGAgggatcgatcgatcagcttcttctcccacacacCATAGTACACTACAACTCTCCCTAAGAGCGCTGAAactaaagagacttgggaccagtccctctctcgctaATCTGTAACCCCCTAATACAGAACCCCCgcatgggcaacacgagcatcctcgatactggacgtagggcttcctttgcccgaaccagtctaaatctgtgtctcccacgcaaccacctgaggctcacgcgcataaaagaaatttactagtctaagtcttgattcgctgatcttgacaacgacagttggcgcgccaggtaggggaccattgCGCGTGCATctccagcctcagatggccaatcgcgatagcggctttgctccgggctccctgatccgttttgggagcctggacttcctggccaccggggaagggatcaagctgatccctgtcctcgtcctTCCCGCTCGTCCCGCTGCCCTCGGCTCCGccaccgggacggcggcgagcggccggtcgcTTACCAGAAGGacctcaccagaaggatggctcttcgggctacgcaacgccacgggggctcacggtcgcctcctagcgcggtccttaaccacgtcgcccgcgagcaacgagctcgtggacGTGGCAAGGACAATCTCCGACATTGGCTCCAGTAACGAGAATCCccgcccctcgcgcgagtgcttcatggttgacgcgcactccgaggggtccaatggcgatggtgccgaggggaggcAACAGGCTCCCCCCTCGCAcgccgcagctacaactggGGCCCTACCCAGGGCCCCAGAGTGCTCTCAGCAACCGGAAGCGCATGTGGGCGCTCGCCAAGAagtagagcacccccaccacgaggggggagcacgacaacgggcaCGCGACGTAcaggaacgcatctgtgcggaTGGAGAGCGTCCGCCGTTctttgcccgcgctagccagaatgtcgccgccgcggcggtgttgctccgacagctccccgagccggcgacgcccgaggagcgacgggcacgccaagaaatgcgcaacctgcttgaatgcgccgccgtccagcaggcggaaagttcagcgtctcggcgacgcgggcagaacgccagccgggcAATGCATGGCGCACCCCCGgaacggcggggggaatctgtccatcagcCCCCTCCGGGGGCaaatcaggccgcgtccgctCGACGAGCTCCGCCACCCGCGgtaggcgaggctcgatccgtccaccaacGCGTCGGTCTCGTCCACGACGCCCgtgacaccctgaacgcgcggagacgctcccgcgcggacagggaggacggggcagatcgaggctaccacgtccaccgtggcgggcgctacgacagcggggaagaccgcagtccAAGCCCCGGAGCGGCCGGGCCTCGGGCCTTCTCCAcgcgcatcctaaatgcgccctttccactgcgcttcaggcaacccacgagtgtagccaaatactcgggggagacaaatcctggagtatggctcagcgattaccggcttgcatgtcaagctggcggggcggatgatgacctgttcatcatccgcaacctacccctttttctggcagactccacgcgagcctggctggaacatatcccttcagggCGCATccgcagctggaacgacctgaaggaggtttttgtaggaaacttccaagggacatACACGCGccctggcaactcctgggatctccggagttgCCGCCAGGGGGCAGACGAGTCCCTCcaggattacatccggcgcttctccagaaagtgcaccgagctctccaacgtcgccgacgccgacgtcataggagccttcctagcagggacctcttgccggcccctcgtccacgagctagggtgccgaggcccgcgaaccacggaagagctcctcaacatcgccactagctacgcctctggcgaagaggctgtcggagcgatcttcgatcgttccaacggcaaggcgaaacgggaggaggacgccgacgaaggcacctccaaccgccagcagaagaagaagggcaagcagcggcgcgaggcccccctcgtggccgcggtcgaacgcaagcgagggcagccgccccccgaaggcgctcccggcttcttcgacaagctgctcgagggaccgtgcccgaaccacgagttccccgtcaagcacgcctacaaagactgtaacctcatgaagaggttcttcgtgggcaatccggtgaggggtgaccggaagcggaaaCCCGACGAGGAAAAGAAAGGCGACGAAGAGAgggaagacggcttccctaaggttgacggctgcttcatgatcttcgggggctcCGCAACGTatgacaccaagcgccagcagaagctggagcgccgggaggtctacgcggccgagcctgcgactccggccttcctcgattggtccgaaccggccatcaccttcgacaggtccgaccaccctggatgCGTCCGCCATccaggacgctaccctctcgtcgtcgaccccatcgtcggtaCGACGcgtctcaccaaggtactcatggatgggggcagcggcctcaacctcctctatgctgagaccctcgacgccatggggatcgatcaCTCCCATCTCCGTCCTAGCaaggcacccttccatggcgtcgtgccagggaagcaagcgacgcctctcgggcagatcgacctgcccgtcacgtttgggaccccttccaactacaggaaggaggttctcaccttcgaggtggtagggtttcgcggaacctaccatgccatcttgggacggccgtgctacgcgaagttcatggccatccccaactacacctacctcaagctcaagctgccggggcccaacggggtcatcaccgtcggcacaaccttccagaaggcatacgagtgcgacgtggagtgctgcgagtacgccgcggccgtcACCCTCTCGAGCGACgtggcggtccagcttgcggaggcgATCGAGAACCAgcccgacgccaagcagtcaggtatcttctttgagcccaccgaaggcatcaaggaagtccctctcgaCCCCGGCAGTTCCGGTGGTGGggtcgtgcggatcagcgcggccctatcccccaaataggtaagcgcgctcgtcgacttcctccgcgcgaagagcgacgtcttcgcgtggaaaccctcggatatgccaggcatcccgagagaagtcgccgagcattccttgaacatcagggccggctctaaaccagtgaagcaaggcttgcgccgtttcgacgaagaaaggcgcagggccattggtgaagagctccagaagctcctggcggccgggttcatcaaggaagtacaccaccccgagtggttggccaatcctgttcttgtaccgaaaaagaacgggaaatggaggatgtgtgtcgattataccggtctcaacaaagcgtgtccaaaggatccgttccctttgccacgcatagatcaaatagtcgactcaaccgccgggtgcgaaactctcagcttcctcgacgcgtactccggctatcaccagatcgcgatgaaagaggtcgaccagctcgctacctccttcatcaccccctttggcccctactgctacgtcaagatgccgttcggcctcaaaaatgcgggggctaccttccagcgatgtatgcttaaATGCTTCGGAGATCTTATCGgacggaccgttgaggcctacgtcgacgacatcgttgtcaaatccaggaagggcgatcagctcgttcccgacctagagctagccttcgaaaggctgagggataagcgtattaagcttaaccccgagaaatgtgtgttcggagtcccaaggggcatgctattaggcttcatcgtctccgtgcgcggcattgaggcgaacccggagaagatagcggccatcagcgacatagggccgatccggaacataaagggagtacaGCGCGTTATGGGGTGCTTAGcatccctaagccgcttcatctcccgcctcggcgagcgaggacttCCTCTCTACcggctcctgaagaaatccGACCACTTCGAGTGGACCAGCGAGGcacaggaggcacttgaccgactcaaggacctcctgacaaAGGCCCCAATTTTAGTTccgccggccgacggcgagacccttctgctctacgtcgcggcaaccacccaggtggtcagcgcggccctagtagtggagcgggaggaagaggggcacgctcttaaggtgcaacgcttggtgtacttcatcagcgaagtattgtccgagtccaaggcacgATATCCGCAGATCCAaaagctcgtctacgccgtcctcatcacgaagaggaagctgcgtcactacttcacctcccatccggtaacggtcgtctcttcattcccgcttggtgaagtaatccggaacccaaatgcaacaggaaggatcgcgaagtgggcgcttgagcttatggatcagggtatcacctacgtcccccgcaccgccatcaagtcccaggtacttgccgatttcgtggccgagtggacagAGGTACAAACACCGCCGGCGACAGAGGAGcgggagtactggacgatgtacttcgacgggtcgctgatgagggcccgcgccggagcaggcctcgtcttcgtctctccgttgggcgtacgcatcaggtacatgatccgcctccattttcctgcatccaataatgtcgctgagtatgaagccctgctcaacgggctccacatcgccatcgagcttggCATCCGTCGACTAGACGTCCGAGGCaattcccagttggtcgtcgagcaagtcatgaaggaatggagctgccatgaccctaAAATGGCCGCCTACTGCAACAAGGTCCgaaagctcgaggacaagttcgacgggttggagctcaaccacgtcgcaaggcgcttcaacgaagccgctgacgagctagcaaaggcggcgtccggccggatgcccgtccccgacggcattttcgttagcgaccagctgaagccCTCGATCCGTTATCTggagccagcaggggtcggcgaggcatgcccagccctggggtcgggacccgagccggggaaggtcggcagcgcgccacctgtcctggaccCGAGCACCGACCCCGAGGGAACCAACGCTGCCCCACCCGACCCGGCCCTGGAAGCCAAGCCATCCGACCCcgtggttatggaaatcgaggcgggccccgcggcgggggccgaccccccgaccgactggagagccccgtacctcgactaccttgtccACGACGCACTCCCGGCAGACAAAACCGAAGCTCGCAGGATCGCGCGCCAtgcgaaatccttcaccatcatcgaccaggagctttacaagcgaagtcacactgggatcctccagcgctgcatcccgatcgagcagggaaaggcgctgatccaggatatccacgccggggcttgtggtcaccacgctgcgccaaggatacttgttggcaacgccttccgacagggtttctactggccaaccgcggtcgcggatgctacccaggtagtccgcacctgcgaaggatgccagttctttgcccgccaaacccacctgcccgcgcaggcgttgcaaaccatccccatcacgtggccgttcgcggtctgggggctggatctcgtcggacccttcaaaagggcgcccgggggcttcacccatctactcgtcgctgtcgacaagttttccaaatggatcgaagcaaggcctgtggcgcaaatcaggtccgagcaagcggtacagttcttcaccgacatcatccaccgctttgggatcccaaactccatcatcaccgacaacggcacgcagttcactgggaagagattcctccagttctgcgacgaccaccacattcaagtggattgggcggcagtggcgcacccccgcacgaacgggcaagtcgagcgacccaatggcatgatacttcagggtctcaagccacggatcttcgaccgccttaaaaagttcgacggacgatgggttgcggagctcccagctgtcctctggagcttgaggacgacccccagccgggcgacagggTTCACCCTGTTCTTCATGGTttacgggtcagaggccatcttgcccaccgacttggagtatgggtcgccgagggtcaaagcatacgacgaacagggaaaccaggcgtcactcgaggatgcacaagaccaactcgacgaggcgcgagatgtagccctacttcactcagctaagtaccagcaggccctacggcgttaccacagccgcaggatacaaggccgcgccttcaacgtcggagATCTAGTGCTCTGCCTCGTCcaagataacaggggtcggcacaagttgactcccccatgggaaggcccgttcatcgtcgcacaagtgctacggccaggcacctacaagctggcaactcccgacgggcaaatcttcagcaacgcctggaacatagaacagctaaggcacTTTTACCCATAGCTCTCATTTCCAAGTTATCCATAGTCTTGCCGTCTTTTCCGttctttcgtttaagctcaggggtatccgaccctggcctcgctccagggtcgcatacccctcgggggctaccagttttgttcttctgcgaaaaaagaaggccttttcttttaagctcaggggtatccgaccctggcctggcTCCAGGActgcatacccctcgggggctatcaggggtcccgaccccagccgctgggcgccatctaaaaagaaaacgttttttcttttctcaagaccgaacactccctttcgaaaacctttggatgcaaaaagataaggatgcgtgaacggtaCTCAGGCAAGTTACAATCAGACTGCGAaaaagcctacgccccagcggctacggtaccttcgctcatcaaaaacttactgacgcacccggcaacgcaTCCTAAAGCTTTCAAGACCAAAGGGATAACAAAGGGAAACGGTTTCCTTTGCGCAAATAAAaagtcataagaacaggcccgtatggccaacgCAAACGAGTTCAAAACGACTGACATAAGTACAAACTTTTTCGGGCGcgagcccggtacagctaatcGGCAGGAGGGTCGGCTGGAGCAGTGGTTTCGGGGTCGGCTGAAGCAGCGGCTTcggggtcggcaggagcggcggcttcagggtcggcagcagcggcggcctcagggtcggcaggagcggcCTCAGGGTCGGCAGGGGGGACGACTTCAtgctccaggagcttcgcgagggcctccgccggcgcggtcaccccggcgtcgatctcgtccagctcggcttcggtgtagccggcgcagtacccttcactcatcccgaCAAAATTAATGTCggaatagtgagagccgaataccccgaaggcgcgccgcacgccaaggcgaagcgcgtccacggcgatctcgcgacggcgacgacgcacctcgaggacacgagctggcagagagctcgacccctcctccggagccacaccgaagtcctcgcagatgacacagaccgcatcccgcagggcgccatgcttgccgcgctcctcgtcgagcagagCCTGCAACTTGGTGATCTCACCTGCAGGAGCCACTCAAGAAATCCCACCAAGTCAGAAGAAGCAAAACACCAACGACACAAAAACGCAGGAGCGGAAagagcctcaccgtcggcctcgGCTTTtagctcgcgctcccggtcgacGCTGCGGGACAAGGCGGACTGGAGCCCCTGCACCTGCAAACGGAGTTGGTCGTTCTCCGTGCGGAGGGCTCCACCctcccccctcagccgcgccagctcctcggcgtcgcggcgggccctcttagcagcagcagctttgagcccctcggcgtcgcggcgggccctgtccatggcggcctggaactcctcgaggt
Proteins encoded in this window:
- the LOC117855596 gene encoding putative cyclin-F2-1, encoding MEILDPFAHELLAGPPPPTFDFSPGVGDAGMSMDIAQLDDYLRAIGVLPPLPPAAAHVDAHVQPQAAPLPAHSAASSHDDGSAAALDAYDSDIDASLRATETDARERPSPGYLDPARGSGGLGPAAARAALVAWMSSFALYFGVGPAALHRAVSYADRFLSAGAVITIGAADVEYRLRLLGAAAVYAAAKHEDSGTARRVNARDIAARCGFAAWQEVVAAERALLAALGYRLGGPTAHTFVEHFTRHAGMGEGGLELRRAAHAIAGSSLIDHRCLRLLPSAVAAAAILLARMSLEPAHDREQVRRWGRELEELTGYKPMDVYEGLHCMYEMMPEYPGFVISPLLFADPS